The window ATCAACAAACTCTGAGTCACAGCAAGCAACCATGCCAATTGCTTTATAAATCTGtagtaattaacaaaaagtAATTGGTATGGATAGGCAATTTACAGGTGCACATGGCAACACCAAGACCAAAAAGTATCATTGATGGATAAATACCTTTGCGTGCCATATTTCTGATAACTCCGGACAAAAACAAGAGTGAAGATCATGTGTgatgaaaaaatcaaatcaccACAACCGTATAATACACCTCTAACTGCATTGAACCAGCAAAGTAAAACTCGTAAAACAAATCAGTTTCGAAGGAAGAACAAAAACCAgagaatgaaatttttatactATCAAGACACTTACAATTCATCAATAGTACTTCATATGCATTATCTGGAGGAGGCAATGTGGCAAGTCTTGAACCCTGTATAATGCAGTCAGAGTTCATAAATTACAACGCTAAAACAATGATCAAGTTTAACTACTGCACAAATAGTTTATAAAGAAAGATTTAGGAATTATGCCTCTaacaaaggaaaataattaacatgGAAGAGGGTGCGAAGGAAAGAAACTCATAGAgcatttaataataataattattattatgttaaaatGTACCTCACGACAATGATAGTTTGGACCAGGCAGTTGTGTAGAATAGAATGTTAGGATACGAAGAATTTGACAACCCTGGTGGAAACAGATTCAATCACTGAATTAGGGGatgcaacaaaattttaatgtttttaaagaaagataacCAACTTGGAGAAATAATGAGATGAGAgagtagaaaatgaaaatacataacataacaaatttgatatgatAAAGGAATGAATACTCATACTCACAACTAAAAATGCTAGAACCCTGCACCATAAGAGAACTGTATAGATCCTTTTGCTCTTGAGAATAAATGGGTGGAAAGACCActgcaattattttatttaaaaaaaacaattagtaCACCTGAACTgcaaagaaagggaaaaggagGAAGTAATTCAATCAATGGGAAACAAATAAATGGCAATTTGCAACATATGTTGATGCACAATAATATCAGACGGGTGGGCTTTTGCAAACAGGGAACCACCTAAACAGGCTCATtaagaacaacaaaaagaatcGTGGATTATTGTGTCTGCCTAGCCTGAAGAGCTTGATATACTTATATGCCTTgctaacattaaaaaaaaaaaaagaagaagaacgtTCTGATGAAAACCTTTAGCTCAATATGATCAGTAAACTTAACTATTCAAGAAATTATGAACAGAGAAACGGCAATTCATCACTAACAGAAtctgtaaaaataaaaatactaaaacagTCTATCATAATAATTTCCTTTATGCAAATGGGAGTAATTCATTGgtaaaagatttgaatttcCAAGGACTCTCATACAGTTGCACagcaataagaaaaaaattgtgcaACGTAAGAAACGCAGGGTGGTAGGAAGAAATTAGAATAACAATTGAAAGACAACACCATCAAGATACCACTTACCGCAACAAAGGATAGAAATATGAATGTGAAAAGAGTCTCACTGAGGTAAGCTTTGTCTGGACCTAACTCCTACACATTAAAATTCGCAAACTTAAGCAAcaataatagaataaaaataaaagatgggAAAGGTAGGAGTGAGAAAGATCGATACTGACCGGGAGAAGGAAGAAACCAACGTCCTGAAGAATTGGACCTGGCCGATGTATGTAGTGAACTCCATGAGCAGCAACTCCATGTATGTACtgaggagaagaaaaaagctaTACATTAGGCTTAGGCATataaaagaagacaaaatgacaaaagaCTAGGATAGAAGACTTAGAATCATGTTAGGTATTTAAGTTCCTAGAATTAGAATAATGTATTTCTCAAGTCATAAGAAGGAGAAGATAAAACCAAGAAACTGCATAAACCAGTTAGCTAGACCAAACATGGCTGAATGGACATTTCCTAAATTTCTGGACAATgtataaaaacataatttaaccTCCCGacagaaaattaaagatgCTAAGTAccataaaattttcaagagtccaaaaaaaatgtagaattaTATATCATACTTCAGccattcataaaaaaaagttccatttccaagagaaaataaaagttcagTCGTCACCTCTACTTTGGATTTACTGGATGCAAATATTAGATATGaaactttattcaatttaaaaaaggtGGGACAAATTACGTGTTCAAACTTTACCGGTTCCAAATGTTTGGTTgcataagaaaacaaatcataTAGATTCATCAAAGTACCAAaaccaattcaaatttaaaaagagagtGGGTGGTGGGTAAACAAAGGCTACCTGTTCAAAAATTCGTAACAATATAAAGGATCTGATTTTCCTCGAAATTCTTTTAAGATTAACATTAGAGAATAATGTTTCCATTAGGAAGAAGATGAGTGGAGAAGGGCCCACAAACAAGCCGaccaacattttttaaaagaagggagaaatagatagaaaaaagtaaaaatgctTTAATGCAAAGATGATTCAAAGAAATAGAGATTGAAAGAAATACCTGAAAAACAAGTCCACCAAGAAGGTATTTCCAATTCTCGATGAGAAGGCTGATCTCCGTACTAATCTCTGCGCAGAATCTTTTCCATAGCTTCTcacaaggaagaagaaaaaaaggaaatataagAAAAGATCATTTCggaaacacacacacacacacacacacacacaaaccagaaaatttcaaaaattaggatttaagaaaagagaaaaaaaaaagcaaaaaacaaaaaacctaCCTTTGACGCTTCGCGACCAATGTAAAGATTCATTTTGAATGCGCGTAACCACCAGTTCCATATTACTTCAAAGCCAAAATCTGAAGGTCAACATCGCAAACTTCGATATATCTCGTTAACAATCCGTAGAATCaatccaaaacccaaaaataaataatccgCTCCGTAATTGGGGTCAAAAGGAagcaaagagaaaagaaaatgggggTTGGAGAAAATCGAAGATCCAGTTGAAAATCAAGACCCAAGTCAGCGATTGGAATGGAAAATCAAAAGGGTAAGCGATggatgagaaacaaaaaaaggcattactagaaaaagaaagagggttTGTGGGATAATGGAAGATAATAGTagatagaagaagaaggagaagaaggagaagaagaagaagaaaagaagaagaagggaaattGATcgaagaaatggagaaaaacagttgagaaaaaggaaagaagagagggggaaagaaagaaagaaagaaagaaagaaaggggaaaggctgcttattttaattgaataataatattaatttttgttagtagagagaaaagaaaagaagaaaatgaaaaaaaatgaaaaaatgaaaaaacgaaagaaagaTTTTGCCGTTTAGGGTGTGACCTTTTCCACTACCACTACTTCCATTTTCTCCGtctaaacaaaatattaaataaccCACCATGTGGGGGAGcctctaaatttaaattacctAAATTTACGCCCACTTCTACAAAAtacccttttccttttccttttccttttacacaaaaacaaattcattctTATATAAAACCAATATTacctcaaaataaaataaataatttgttggCAGCTCCCCACCCAACCTATAGCTTAC of the Cucumis sativus cultivar 9930 chromosome 3, Cucumber_9930_V3, whole genome shotgun sequence genome contains:
- the LOC101219155 gene encoding phosphatidylinositol:ceramide inositolphosphotransferase 1, which translates into the protein MNLYIGREASKLWKRFCAEISTEISLLIENWKYLLGGLVFQYIHGVAAHGVHYIHRPGPILQDVGFFLLPELGPDKAYLSETLFTFIFLSFVAWSFHPFILKSKRIYTVLLWCRVLAFLVGCQILRILTFYSTQLPGPNYHCREGSRLATLPPPDNAYEVLLMNFRGVLYGCGDLIFSSHMIFTLVFVRSYQKYGTQRFIKQLAWLLAVTQSLLIIASRKHYTVDVVVAWYTVNLVVFFVDKNLPELPDRTNGTALLPLSSKERDTKTRDESHKLLNGNSVDPTDRRQRTHQVNGKIPEDGNAVHVNTTMNGA